In Phycisphaerales bacterium, the following proteins share a genomic window:
- a CDS encoding carboxypeptidase regulatory-like domain-containing protein: MTRLTGWMKLAATVGAVGLGAGAALADGTVKGKINFDGKMAKPKVVRVNADAFCVQAHQSEPLLAETYVFNIEKSTLCNVVVWVKGPVSGNFEVPSKPVVIDQVGCQYIPHVAAAMVGQTVEMHNSDNTAHNLKFTSEKNGQFNEGQPVAGMVKDVKFNNAEEGMHLACNVHAWMNAYIFAFDHPFFAVSDENGEYEIKGLPAGKYTLTVWHEFDKFSPVEKEIEVEVKDGETAEVDFTYKPPQ, from the coding sequence ATGACACGGTTGACTGGTTGGATGAAATTGGCGGCCACGGTTGGAGCCGTCGGCCTTGGCGCCGGCGCCGCTCTGGCGGATGGCACCGTTAAGGGCAAAATCAACTTCGACGGCAAGATGGCCAAGCCCAAAGTGGTTCGAGTGAACGCCGACGCTTTCTGCGTTCAGGCGCACCAGAGCGAGCCGCTGCTCGCGGAGACCTATGTCTTCAATATTGAGAAGTCCACGCTGTGCAACGTGGTGGTCTGGGTGAAGGGACCGGTCTCCGGAAACTTCGAAGTGCCCAGCAAGCCGGTGGTCATCGACCAGGTCGGCTGCCAGTACATCCCGCACGTGGCCGCCGCGATGGTCGGCCAGACCGTTGAGATGCACAATTCCGACAACACGGCGCACAACCTGAAGTTCACGAGCGAGAAGAATGGCCAGTTCAACGAAGGCCAGCCCGTGGCCGGCATGGTCAAGGACGTCAAGTTCAACAATGCCGAAGAAGGCATGCACCTCGCGTGCAACGTCCATGCATGGATGAACGCCTACATCTTCGCGTTCGATCATCCGTTCTTTGCCGTCAGCGACGAGAACGGCGAGTACGAAATCAAGGGCTTGCCCGCGGGCAAGTACACGTTGACCGTGTGGCACGAGTTCGACAAATTCAGCCCGGTCGAGAAAGAGATCGAAGTCGAAGTCAAGGATGGCGAGACGGCTGAAGTCGACTTCACCTACAAGCCGCCCCAGTAG
- a CDS encoding aminotransferase class I/II-fold pyridoxal phosphate-dependent enzyme, with protein sequence MPLTAAQKRPIRSQRLLDLPPYLFIEIDRKRRAKIAAGADVINLGVGDPDRPTPAFIIDAMAEAIRDPRNHPYPFDAGHPDFRKAAARFLKRRFDIDVDPAAHILTCIGSKDGIAHLPLAVLNPGDAVLGADIGYPVYRSGAIFAAAEYIEMPLKAERGWLPDLGAIDAEALDRARLMWVNHPGNPTAAVADLDFYEQAVQICRDNDIILASDNAYSEVFFEKQPPSMWQAPGADIDKLPAIEFHSLSKTFNMTGWRIAFAVGHPEVVAALGAVKGNCDSGQFNAIQQAGAVALDNSEHPQVVAMRETYRERRDVLCRGLREIGVDVTPPSASFFVWAPCPRGYDSFQFCSRCLEEANVVFVPGGGFGASAKNWFRAALTVEVERIAETIERLKAINW encoded by the coding sequence ATGCCTCTGACCGCTGCGCAGAAGCGCCCGATCCGTTCTCAGCGCCTGCTCGATCTGCCGCCTTACCTCTTCATCGAAATCGATCGCAAGCGCCGCGCCAAGATTGCCGCCGGCGCCGACGTGATCAACCTCGGGGTCGGTGATCCCGATCGACCGACGCCTGCGTTCATCATCGATGCGATGGCCGAAGCGATTCGCGATCCTCGCAACCATCCGTATCCGTTCGACGCAGGCCACCCTGATTTCCGAAAGGCGGCGGCCCGGTTCCTCAAGCGCCGATTCGACATCGACGTCGACCCCGCGGCGCACATCCTCACCTGCATCGGCAGCAAGGACGGCATCGCGCACCTGCCGCTGGCGGTGCTCAACCCCGGCGACGCCGTGCTTGGTGCTGACATCGGCTATCCCGTCTATCGCAGCGGCGCCATCTTCGCGGCCGCCGAGTACATCGAAATGCCGCTCAAGGCCGAGCGAGGCTGGCTGCCGGACCTCGGCGCGATCGACGCCGAAGCGCTCGATCGCGCCCGGCTCATGTGGGTGAACCACCCCGGTAATCCGACAGCGGCGGTTGCCGATCTGGACTTCTACGAGCAGGCCGTGCAGATCTGCCGGGACAACGACATCATCCTCGCCAGCGACAACGCCTACAGCGAGGTTTTCTTCGAGAAGCAGCCGCCCTCGATGTGGCAGGCGCCCGGAGCTGACATTGACAAACTTCCCGCCATCGAGTTCCACTCGCTGAGCAAGACATTCAACATGACCGGCTGGCGCATCGCGTTCGCCGTGGGGCATCCGGAAGTGGTCGCAGCGCTGGGAGCGGTCAAGGGCAACTGCGACTCGGGCCAGTTCAACGCGATTCAGCAGGCCGGGGCCGTCGCGCTCGACAACAGCGAGCATCCGCAGGTCGTCGCCATGCGCGAGACGTATCGGGAGCGCCGCGACGTGCTGTGCAGAGGCCTGCGCGAGATCGGCGTCGATGTCACGCCGCCCAGCGCCTCGTTCTTCGTGTGGGCGCCGTGTCCCAGGGGCTACGACTCGTTCCAGTTCTGCTCGCGCTGCCTGGAAGAGGCGAACGTGGTGTTCGTGCCCGGCGGCGGCTTCGGCGCCAGCGCCAAAAACTGGTTCCGCGCAGCGCTCACCGTCGAAGTCGAGCGAATCGCCGAGACCATCGAGCGGCTGAAGGCAATCAACTGGTAG
- a CDS encoding ABC transporter permease: MSSAAVMWTILWRELVRFRRQPTRIAAAIGTPLMFWAFLGIGFSNYFAHPADESKGGYGLFLLPGMMTMVALFTAIFSSISVIEDRNEGWLQSVLVSPASRWSIAMGKVLGGAIIAFLQAAVLLAAPPVWSHFPTIANLGLILLALALTALMMTGIGVAFAWKSETTQGFHAVMNLVLMPMWALSGAIFPVANQHALLKWLMLANPLTWCSLAISAPLHGRSPWLPLALSAAFAVVALSLATWVVASPDHRGH, translated from the coding sequence GTGTCGAGCGCAGCGGTCATGTGGACGATTCTGTGGCGCGAACTCGTCCGCTTCCGGCGTCAGCCGACCCGAATCGCCGCCGCCATCGGCACACCGCTCATGTTCTGGGCATTTCTTGGCATCGGGTTCTCGAACTATTTTGCACACCCTGCAGATGAGAGCAAGGGCGGCTACGGCCTGTTCCTTTTGCCGGGCATGATGACCATGGTCGCGCTGTTCACGGCGATCTTTTCTAGCATCTCCGTCATTGAAGACCGCAATGAAGGCTGGCTGCAGTCGGTGCTCGTCTCGCCGGCTTCGCGCTGGTCGATCGCCATGGGCAAGGTACTCGGCGGAGCGATCATCGCCTTTCTCCAGGCCGCGGTGCTGCTCGCGGCCCCGCCGGTCTGGTCGCACTTTCCGACCATCGCCAATCTTGGTCTGATCCTGCTCGCGCTGGCGCTTACGGCACTGATGATGACGGGTATCGGCGTCGCCTTTGCCTGGAAGAGCGAGACCACGCAAGGCTTCCACGCGGTGATGAACCTCGTGCTCATGCCGATGTGGGCCTTGTCCGGCGCGATCTTCCCCGTCGCCAACCAGCACGCGCTGCTCAAGTGGCTCATGCTCGCCAATCCGCTCACGTGGTGCTCGCTGGCGATCTCCGCGCCGCTCCACGGCCGCTCGCCGTGGCTCCCGCTGGCGCTCTCAGCCGCGTTCGCCGTCGTGGCGCTCTCATTGGCGACGTGGGTCGTGGCTTCGCCCGATCATCGAGGACACTGA
- a CDS encoding ABC transporter ATP-binding protein, with product MIHPNENAILDIEGLRFVYPRRRGQEAHEALKGVSLRIQPGESVALLGPNGSGKSTLMRLICGMMPPTHGSLRVDGLSDPQQYRTHLSVVFQSNGLDPHLSVEENLQCQASLYGLSGKLAQRRIDEELERGALADRRRDLVKTLSGGLKRRVDLARAMLHHPRLLLLDEPTVGLDPAARQTFLDAIEERQREAGMTLLMSTHLIDEADRCDRAVFVHQGQIVADGPPADLRHSVGEAFVTVHDTQKPDMNFGSPWKPSGSQWVAALDERQRVEAAAALAKLGTPFTVAPPTLADVFASLTGAALIDHASESYTPIQEL from the coding sequence ATGATCCATCCAAACGAGAACGCGATTCTCGACATCGAAGGACTTCGCTTCGTCTATCCGCGCCGCCGTGGGCAGGAAGCCCACGAAGCGCTCAAGGGCGTCTCGCTGCGCATCCAGCCGGGTGAGTCGGTGGCGCTGCTCGGGCCCAACGGCAGCGGCAAGTCCACGCTCATGCGCCTCATCTGCGGCATGATGCCGCCGACGCACGGATCGCTCCGCGTCGATGGCCTCAGCGATCCGCAGCAGTACCGGACGCACCTGAGCGTGGTGTTCCAGTCCAACGGGCTCGACCCGCACCTATCCGTCGAAGAAAACCTGCAGTGCCAGGCGAGCCTTTATGGGCTGAGCGGCAAACTGGCGCAGCGGCGCATTGACGAGGAACTGGAGCGAGGCGCCCTTGCCGACCGCCGCCGCGATCTCGTCAAGACACTCTCGGGCGGGCTCAAGCGACGCGTCGATCTCGCCCGCGCCATGCTGCACCACCCGCGCCTGCTGCTGCTCGATGAGCCGACCGTCGGTCTCGATCCCGCCGCGCGCCAGACGTTCCTCGACGCGATCGAAGAGCGGCAGCGCGAGGCGGGCATGACGCTGCTCATGAGCACGCATCTCATTGATGAAGCCGATCGCTGCGACCGGGCCGTGTTTGTACACCAGGGGCAGATTGTTGCCGACGGTCCGCCGGCTGACCTGCGCCACAGCGTCGGTGAAGCGTTCGTGACGGTACACGACACGCAGAAGCCCGACATGAATTTCGGTTCGCCCTGGAAGCCGTCGGGCTCTCAGTGGGTGGCGGCGCTCGATGAACGCCAGCGGGTCGAGGCGGCTGCCGCGCTCGCGAAGCTCGGCACGCCCTTTACCGTGGCGCCGCCCACGCTTGCGGATGTGTTCGCCAGCCTCACCGGCGCGGCACTGATCGACCACGCTTCGGAATCCTACACTCCGATTCAGGAGTTGTGA
- a CDS encoding cbb3-type cytochrome c oxidase subunit I, with protein MTTLPVDHASHAHDHAHHHEIGFIRKYVFSMDHKVIGIQFLFTSLLLMVVGGLLALAVRWQIAWPFDAVNPIPGLAGKFFQPTTQSAPITGDFYNMLFTMHATFMIFFVIIPLLVGAFGNVLIPLQIGARDMAFPLLNMLSYWLALSGGAVMIAAFYYGGAQGGWTSYPPLSLATFSGQAQTLWLISLLLVGSSSLMGAINYMTTILNLRCPGMSLFRMPLTVWSLFITSILILMSTPVLTAAFLMLLFDRHLGTTFFTISSAVRAGAEQTTLDSGQPLMWQHLFWFYSHPAVYIMILPSMGMTSDILATFARKPIFGYKPMVFAIGGIAFLGYIVWGHHMFASGMNPILGTAFMASTILIAVPSAIKTFNWLGTLWGGQIHYTPAMLFSLGFVSMFVIGGLSGIFMAAAPVDIYFHDTYFIVGHIHYVLFGGSLLGIFAGIYYWYPKMFGKMLNQRLGVLHFWLTIIGFNLTFFTMHIVGIGAHPRRYATILEYPSLEHLQPLNIFMTIGALMLGMGQIPFVINFFCSLGKFGNRFIIYPLIVVVLQYTPLHLASLLWNLGGDSRSLLIPIVAFGLLFVLMALIDALIVNVARIDWGQPVNKALVVATWVIAVPLFMFPVFGKGDFWEWIGVNSATYAMSSDDFIRSPMQPYARRVDASRTEPSAVFKHAETGEPAQLPVATAYILNFDKFYNAAQSANVDWSTTPLAQVVKDSPKTYNQVEVSTELIASLPEDVRSLVEANRLMVTASTAEVARLDHASNQLVSRTWKSPGTGEFRIVVWSNVALGWICAGLTGVLGLLWFAAWGRKEMAFGRVVGSNPWRANSLEWYATSPPWHENFHETPVVHRGPYEFSSPVAHHCGRDDYLPQWDELPDGVSEPSGH; from the coding sequence ATGACCACGCTTCCGGTTGATCACGCATCGCACGCACACGATCACGCGCACCATCACGAGATCGGGTTCATCCGCAAGTACGTGTTCTCGATGGACCACAAGGTCATCGGGATCCAGTTCCTGTTCACCTCGCTGCTGCTGATGGTGGTGGGAGGGCTGCTGGCGCTGGCGGTGCGGTGGCAGATCGCCTGGCCGTTCGACGCGGTGAATCCGATCCCCGGGCTGGCCGGCAAGTTCTTCCAGCCGACGACGCAGTCGGCGCCGATCACCGGCGACTTCTACAACATGCTCTTCACGATGCACGCGACGTTCATGATCTTCTTCGTGATCATCCCGCTGCTCGTGGGCGCGTTCGGCAACGTGCTCATCCCGCTGCAGATCGGCGCGCGGGACATGGCCTTCCCGCTGCTCAACATGCTCTCGTACTGGCTGGCGCTCAGCGGCGGCGCAGTGATGATCGCCGCGTTCTACTACGGCGGCGCGCAGGGCGGCTGGACGAGTTACCCGCCGCTCTCTCTGGCGACCTTCTCGGGCCAGGCGCAGACGCTGTGGTTGATATCGCTGCTGCTCGTGGGCTCGAGCAGCCTCATGGGCGCGATCAACTACATGACTACGATCCTGAACCTGCGCTGCCCGGGCATGTCGCTGTTCCGCATGCCTCTGACGGTCTGGTCGCTGTTCATCACGTCGATTCTCATTCTCATGAGCACGCCGGTTCTCACGGCCGCGTTCCTCATGCTGCTCTTCGACCGGCACCTGGGCACGACGTTCTTCACCATTTCGTCGGCGGTCCGCGCCGGGGCTGAGCAGACCACGCTCGACTCGGGCCAGCCGCTCATGTGGCAGCACCTGTTCTGGTTCTACAGCCACCCGGCGGTGTACATCATGATCCTGCCCTCCATGGGCATGACCTCCGACATCCTTGCCACCTTCGCCCGCAAGCCGATCTTCGGCTACAAGCCCATGGTGTTTGCCATCGGCGGCATCGCGTTCCTCGGCTACATCGTGTGGGGCCACCACATGTTCGCGTCGGGCATGAACCCGATCCTCGGCACGGCGTTCATGGCCTCGACGATTCTCATCGCCGTGCCTTCGGCCATCAAGACTTTCAACTGGCTCGGCACGCTCTGGGGCGGGCAGATCCACTACACCCCGGCGATGCTGTTCTCGCTCGGATTCGTCTCCATGTTCGTCATCGGTGGCTTGTCGGGCATCTTCATGGCGGCCGCGCCTGTGGACATCTATTTCCACGACACCTACTTCATCGTCGGACACATCCACTACGTGCTCTTCGGCGGGTCGCTGCTGGGGATCTTCGCGGGCATCTACTACTGGTATCCCAAGATGTTCGGCAAGATGCTCAACCAGCGCCTGGGAGTGCTGCACTTCTGGCTGACCATCATCGGGTTCAACCTGACCTTCTTCACCATGCACATCGTCGGCATCGGCGCCCACCCGCGCCGTTACGCGACGATCCTCGAGTACCCGTCGCTCGAACACCTTCAGCCGCTCAATATCTTCATGACCATCGGCGCGCTCATGCTGGGCATGGGGCAGATCCCGTTCGTCATCAACTTCTTCTGCTCGCTGGGCAAGTTCGGCAACCGGTTTATCATCTACCCGCTCATCGTCGTCGTCTTGCAGTACACGCCGCTGCACCTGGCGTCGCTGCTGTGGAACCTGGGCGGGGACTCGCGCTCGCTGCTCATCCCCATCGTCGCTTTCGGCCTGCTGTTCGTGCTCATGGCGCTGATCGATGCGCTGATCGTCAACGTCGCCCGCATCGACTGGGGCCAGCCGGTCAACAAGGCGCTGGTCGTTGCGACGTGGGTCATCGCCGTGCCGCTGTTCATGTTCCCGGTGTTCGGCAAGGGCGACTTCTGGGAGTGGATCGGCGTGAACAGCGCGACCTACGCGATGTCGAGCGATGATTTCATCCGCTCTCCAATGCAGCCCTATGCCCGGCGGGTGGACGCCTCGCGCACCGAACCTTCCGCAGTGTTCAAGCACGCCGAAACCGGTGAGCCGGCTCAACTGCCCGTCGCCACAGCCTACATCCTGAATTTCGATAAGTTCTACAACGCGGCCCAGAGCGCCAACGTCGACTGGAGCACCACGCCGCTGGCGCAGGTCGTCAAGGACTCGCCCAAGACCTACAACCAGGTTGAAGTGAGCACGGAGTTGATCGCGTCCCTGCCCGAGGACGTGCGCTCGCTCGTCGAGGCCAATCGCCTGATGGTGACCGCCTCGACGGCCGAAGTGGCGCGGCTGGATCACGCGAGCAACCAACTCGTCTCGCGTACGTGGAAGAGCCCGGGCACGGGCGAGTTCCGCATCGTGGTTTGGTCGAATGTGGCGCTCGGTTGGATCTGCGCCGGGCTGACCGGCGTTCTCGGCCTGCTCTGGTTTGCGGCGTGGGGCCGTAAGGAGATGGCGTTTGGCCGCGTTGTCGGATCCAATCCGTGGCGGGCAAATTCGCTCGAGTGGTACGCGACGAGTCCGCCGTGGCATGAAAACTTCCACGAGACGCCGGTCGTGCACCGGGGTCCGTATGAATTCTCCTCCCCGGTGGCTCATCACTGCGGCCGCGACGATTACCTGCCGCAGTGGGACGAATTGCCTGACGGGGTATCGGAGCCAAGCGGTCACTGA
- a CDS encoding heme-copper oxidase subunit III, which yields MSTAISHHGVSGHQHSHDHGHGATMPPAIGLPNTKLCMWLFLVSEVMFFAGLIGAYIVIRFGTAGWPNPYDILAVRITAFNTFLLICSSVTMVKAFQWSDAGDRGKAMKFLLATIVGGAIFVGIQVYEYRHLLHEPSHVLLEQVEHMMAERGMAVESHGEHAAAPASIVLASMGRSDEQAIKDQLEKLHSLLAQGRPDIKKTAAPSELEELREWDRNVLQETIALAALIPADSKEGKALRKVGRHQNLYPEGFVPSRDNFTSTFYIMTGFHGFHVFGGVVALIAILALYAVRKAGTMAIEVVGLYWHFVDLVWIILFTIVYLM from the coding sequence ATGAGCACAGCGATCTCCCATCACGGCGTCTCGGGTCACCAGCACAGCCACGACCACGGCCACGGCGCGACCATGCCGCCGGCCATCGGCCTGCCCAACACCAAACTGTGCATGTGGCTGTTTCTGGTCAGCGAGGTCATGTTCTTTGCCGGCCTGATCGGGGCGTACATCGTCATCCGCTTCGGCACGGCCGGCTGGCCCAACCCGTACGACATCCTGGCGGTTCGCATCACCGCCTTCAACACCTTCCTGCTCATCTGCTCGTCGGTGACCATGGTCAAGGCGTTCCAGTGGTCCGATGCGGGCGATCGCGGCAAGGCGATGAAGTTCCTGCTCGCCACGATCGTTGGCGGGGCCATTTTCGTCGGCATCCAGGTGTATGAGTACCGCCACCTGCTCCACGAGCCTTCGCACGTGCTGCTCGAGCAGGTCGAGCACATGATGGCCGAGCGCGGCATGGCCGTTGAAAGCCACGGCGAACACGCCGCGGCCCCCGCAAGCATCGTTCTCGCCTCGATGGGTCGATCAGACGAGCAGGCGATCAAGGACCAACTTGAGAAGCTGCATAGCCTGCTCGCGCAGGGCCGGCCGGACATCAAGAAGACGGCCGCGCCGTCCGAACTCGAAGAACTCCGCGAGTGGGACCGCAACGTCCTGCAGGAGACCATCGCGCTGGCGGCCCTGATTCCCGCCGACTCGAAGGAAGGCAAAGCCCTCCGCAAGGTCGGCCGGCATCAGAACCTCTATCCCGAGGGCTTCGTGCCCAGCCGCGACAACTTCACCAGCACGTTCTACATCATGACCGGGTTCCACGGATTCCACGTGTTCGGCGGCGTGGTGGCGCTGATCGCCATTCTCGCCCTCTACGCGGTGCGCAAAGCCGGGACGATGGCGATCGAAGTCGTCGGCCTGTACTGGCACTTCGTTGACCTGGTGTGGATCATTCTGTTCACCATCGTCTATCTCATGTAA
- a CDS encoding cytochrome c oxidase subunit II gives MKRRVPLLGCLAIVLAAAPAWATYGTGDPSLWHPLRRAVTEVGFDIDRLYWGILLLTGGVFIAVQLVLLYFTFRYRAVPGGKAKFIHGNNKLEATWTIIPSAILVLIAALSKSTWNEIRYDAPTSEDTVQIECVAQQFAWFFRYPGNDGAFGPRDAIALAEARANNDLSDPIMVDREAVPANWQGEFPPGADDYTNQAELRIPADRPVRILLTSNDVLHSFFVPEFRVKHDAVPGMNGGRLWFEIPWDEAKGYDYFDLVCAELCGLQHYSMRGRIIVMPTGPVAAEAQEKDAATWLAEFDEDEFAVRDWLDKQTWETYIHVMSKITLAQQTQAEDEGYGY, from the coding sequence ATGAAGCGACGTGTTCCCCTCCTCGGATGCCTGGCCATCGTTCTCGCTGCCGCGCCGGCATGGGCGACCTACGGCACCGGCGACCCGTCGCTTTGGCATCCGCTGCGCCGGGCGGTGACGGAGGTCGGCTTCGACATCGACCGGCTCTACTGGGGCATCCTGCTGCTCACCGGCGGCGTCTTCATTGCCGTCCAGCTCGTGCTGCTCTATTTCACCTTCCGCTACCGCGCCGTGCCCGGCGGCAAGGCGAAGTTCATTCACGGCAATAACAAGCTCGAAGCGACGTGGACGATCATCCCGTCGGCCATCCTCGTGCTCATCGCGGCGCTGAGCAAGAGCACATGGAACGAGATCCGCTACGACGCGCCCACGTCTGAAGACACCGTGCAGATCGAGTGCGTGGCGCAGCAGTTCGCGTGGTTTTTCCGCTACCCCGGCAACGATGGCGCGTTCGGGCCGCGCGACGCGATCGCTCTCGCCGAAGCGCGGGCCAACAACGACCTCTCTGATCCGATCATGGTTGATCGTGAAGCCGTGCCGGCGAACTGGCAGGGCGAGTTCCCTCCAGGCGCTGACGACTACACCAACCAGGCCGAACTGCGCATTCCGGCCGACCGCCCCGTGCGCATTCTGCTCACGAGCAACGACGTGCTGCACTCCTTCTTCGTGCCCGAGTTCCGCGTCAAGCACGACGCCGTGCCGGGCATGAACGGCGGGCGGCTGTGGTTCGAAATCCCGTGGGACGAGGCCAAGGGATACGACTACTTCGATCTCGTGTGCGCTGAACTGTGCGGCCTGCAGCACTACTCGATGCGCGGCCGCATCATCGTCATGCCCACCGGCCCCGTGGCGGCCGAGGCGCAGGAGAAGGACGCGGCCACGTGGCTGGCGGAATTCGACGAAGACGAGTTCGCCGTGCGCGACTGGCTCGACAAGCAGACGTGGGAAACCTACATCCACGTCATGTCCAAGATCACCCTGGCGCAGCAGACCCAGGCCGAAGACGAGGGATACGGGTATTGA
- a CDS encoding DUF420 domain-containing protein, with protein sequence MNQRRSRRAMTRLDLLIWVLMVAACAGMIIWSWIRFAPDAGPGPTPTRPSAKVQAPQIRMTDQEGQPFDSQSLRGKVWAIDFIFTNCPGPCPIMTGNLSALQDAIGPNPNVHLVSITCDPWRDDPATLKRYAESYGADLDQWTFLTGEFADVQKYAAAFLLTAENPRQAAESLQSAGDDHADSTAPGYHSGPIVHSSRIVLVNRQGEVYDWYLGTDAQDMQRLIGDMRILAAAGASQGRYGGLLKALPTVNASLNALAAVLLLIGRVLIRQGRKAAHMRCMIGAFLVSVVFLVSYVTYHTLRQMEQGLGHTKWEVDGLLRWVYYAILLSHVVLAAAVPFLAVRTLWLASSGRFAQHRRLAVVTWPIWMYVSVTGVLVYLMLYHLQPLLAAA encoded by the coding sequence ATGAATCAGCGGCGATCACGGCGTGCGATGACCCGGCTCGATCTGCTGATCTGGGTGCTCATGGTCGCGGCGTGTGCCGGCATGATCATCTGGTCGTGGATCCGCTTTGCTCCCGACGCCGGTCCCGGCCCCACGCCCACTCGGCCGTCTGCAAAAGTCCAGGCGCCGCAAATCCGGATGACCGACCAGGAAGGTCAGCCTTTCGACTCGCAGTCGCTGCGAGGCAAGGTGTGGGCGATCGATTTCATCTTCACGAACTGCCCCGGGCCGTGTCCGATCATGACCGGCAACCTCAGCGCGCTGCAGGATGCCATCGGCCCGAATCCGAACGTGCACCTCGTCTCGATCACTTGCGATCCATGGCGCGATGACCCCGCCACGCTTAAGCGCTATGCCGAGTCGTACGGCGCCGATCTCGATCAGTGGACGTTTCTCACAGGCGAATTCGCAGACGTCCAGAAGTACGCTGCTGCGTTTCTGCTCACGGCTGAGAATCCGCGGCAAGCGGCTGAGTCGCTCCAGAGCGCCGGCGACGATCACGCGGATTCAACCGCGCCCGGCTACCACTCCGGACCCATCGTGCACAGCAGTCGCATCGTTCTGGTCAATCGTCAGGGCGAGGTGTACGACTGGTATCTCGGCACCGATGCTCAGGACATGCAGCGGCTGATCGGAGACATGCGGATCCTCGCCGCCGCCGGTGCTTCGCAGGGACGCTACGGCGGTCTGCTCAAAGCCCTGCCAACGGTGAACGCCTCTCTCAACGCTCTGGCGGCAGTGCTGCTGCTCATCGGCCGGGTGCTCATCCGCCAAGGCCGCAAGGCCGCCCACATGCGCTGCATGATCGGCGCGTTTCTCGTCTCGGTCGTCTTCCTCGTCAGCTACGTCACCTACCACACCTTGCGGCAGATGGAGCAGGGCCTCGGCCACACGAAGTGGGAGGTCGATGGCCTTCTGCGCTGGGTCTATTACGCGATCCTGCTCTCGCACGTCGTGCTCGCGGCGGCCGTCCCGTTCCTGGCCGTGCGAACGCTCTGGCTGGCCTCGTCGGGGCGGTTTGCTCAGCACCGCCGCCTGGCGGTCGTCACGTGGCCGATCTGGATGTACGTGTCGGTCACGGGCGTGCTCGTCTACCTCATGCTCTATCACCTTCAGCCGCTGCTGGCGGCAGCATGA
- the cyoE gene encoding protoheme IX farnesyltransferase, which produces MTRVDAGTRVHERIAAQTAPARGAPSAAVATMRDYIELTKPRLNSLVLVTTAVGYAMGVGPRPFDAPITAVHTLVGTALCAGAGSVLNQWFERDTDRLMARTANRPLPDRRLAPSAALLFGAVLAILGVAQLTWLAASPLAALIAFATLITYALVYTPMKRISSTATLIGAVPGALPPLIGWAAATGSLDARGFTLFLLMFVWQMPHFLAIAWFYRDEYALAGIPVMSVGDQTGARTGAAMLSWSMILLPTTLLPGMLGMVGPIYLLVALVLGIVQIVFAAQAALRRTDRAARRLFFFTIISLPILLGVMVVDAAILPRWLAS; this is translated from the coding sequence ATGACGCGAGTTGACGCCGGAACTCGGGTTCATGAGCGGATCGCGGCACAGACAGCGCCCGCACGCGGCGCGCCTTCGGCCGCCGTGGCGACCATGCGCGATTACATCGAACTGACCAAGCCGCGGCTGAATTCGCTCGTGCTGGTGACCACGGCCGTGGGCTACGCGATGGGAGTCGGCCCGCGACCGTTCGACGCGCCAATAACGGCGGTGCACACGCTCGTCGGCACCGCGCTCTGTGCCGGCGCCGGTTCGGTGCTCAACCAGTGGTTCGAGCGCGACACCGATCGACTCATGGCCCGAACGGCCAATCGCCCGCTGCCCGATCGCCGCCTCGCGCCCAGCGCGGCCCTGCTGTTCGGAGCGGTTCTGGCGATTCTCGGCGTGGCGCAGCTGACCTGGCTCGCGGCCAGCCCACTCGCGGCGCTCATCGCCTTTGCCACGCTCATCACCTACGCCCTCGTCTACACGCCGATGAAGCGCATCAGTTCGACGGCGACTCTCATCGGCGCCGTCCCCGGCGCGCTGCCGCCGCTCATCGGCTGGGCCGCGGCCACGGGGTCACTCGACGCGCGCGGATTCACCCTGTTTCTGCTCATGTTTGTCTGGCAGATGCCGCACTTCCTCGCCATCGCATGGTTCTACCGCGACGAGTACGCCCTGGCGGGCATTCCGGTCATGTCGGTCGGTGATCAGACCGGGGCTCGGACCGGCGCCGCGATGTTGAGCTGGAGCATGATTCTCCTGCCCACGACGCTGCTGCCGGGCATGCTGGGTATGGTGGGGCCGATCTATCTGCTCGTCGCCTTGGTTCTCGGGATTGTACAGATCGTCTTTGCGGCTCAGGCCGCGCTGCGCCGCACCGACCGCGCGGCCCGGCGGCTGTTCTTCTTCACGATCATCTCGCTGCCGATTCTGCTGGGCGTGATGGTGGTGGATGCGGCGATCCTGCCGCGCTGGCTTGCGTCATGA